The Pseudanabaena sp. PCC 6802 genomic interval CGCTAGCAAGGGGGGAAATTTTAGGAATTCTAAATGTGGATGATTTTTACGAGCCAAATGTACTCGATCGCGTATTAAAACTATTCCTTCCCCTCCCAAACCCAAGTTTGCTAGTTGCTAACTGCAATGTCTGGAATGACGAAGACACTATAATTTACGTCGATAAACCAACCAACTTGAATTTCTTTGATTTATTGACATTCCCTTTTAGACAGGTGACTCATCCTGTTAATCCGTCAGCATATTTTTATCATACCTCTTTGCATCAAAAAATAGGCCCATATAAAGTTGACGAACACTATGCGATGGACGTAGATTTCATACTTCGCGCCGTTCAGGTAGCTCATGTTAAATATATAGATGAAATTTGGGGGAATTACCGATTGATTGTGGGAACCAAGACATTTAACGATAATCAAGGTAGGCAAGGTAGGCTTCGCTTGTTGAACCTTTTAAGTCAATATCGCAAAAAACTTCCAGTTCATCAAAAGATCCGCATGTTCGCCATAGAACAAAGTACAAAAGCAAGATGGAAAACCATATCGCTAATAAACAAACTAAGAGCGCTAAATACGCTGGCAAACAAGCATTTTGGCTAGCCCGATCGCAGCATTTTTAACGCAGAAGACTCAACGACCCAATTCTCGCGAGGCAATTTCCCTATGTTATTGAAGAAATAAGTTAAATATGGAGGCATCCTGAATATCAATCCTCTAATTCCATAGCAAGAAATACCAATGTCTAAAACAATTCTTGTTTTTTTTCCTCATAATCCTTTCCCCCCAAGAACAGGCTCCCACAGACGTTTTATAGAGATATGCAATGGCTTAAAATCAATCGGATTCAAGACAATCTTCCTTAGCTCTACGCTTAACACCGATACAAAATGGCACTTGCCAATAAATAGCGATTCGACAAATAAGACAGTAGATCGGTTATTTGTTTATACGCCAAATTTATTAGATCGCCAGTACCTTAAATTTGCGCGTCGCTACTATGGTTACTTGAAGAAAACTCCAGCTCTTAGTTCAGATCTATTTTGTCCCCCAGGTATGCGATCGTGGTTTTCTCAAGTTTTAGATCGAGTTAGCCCTAATTTCATTTTAATGAACTATGCCTACTGGGATAAGCTGATCGATCATCGGAAGTTAGCGGATATACCCCGCTTAATCGAAACTCACGATCTAGTTACGCTAAACTCCAAAATGCAAAAGGAATTGTCTCGTTATTTCCCCCGTAACATGGACTCTATTAGTCTTGACCAAATAAACGACGAAATTTTGCGAGAAGATTTCTTTGAAGCATTAAATCTAGAAGCAGAGAGAGAAGAGTTTGACATATATAACCGTTACTCTACTACTATTGCAATTACTCCGAGAGAGGCTGACATTATACGCGATCGCACTTCAAACACTCATGTTGTTTCAATTCCGATGATGCAAAAGCCCGTTTCGATCGAAAATTCTTATTCTGGCCCTGCTATTTTTCCGGTCGGGCCGAACTCTTTTAATTTACAGGGGTACATTTACTTCCTCAAGAAAGTTTTACCCAAGGTTATGCAACAAATTCCGTCTTTTAGACTGCAAGTTACTGGTTCTTTTGGAAGTCATATCTCAGTGGAGCATGTAGATGGAGTTGTTTTTAGTGGTTTTATCCCAGACTTAACAGCCACGTATAAACAATCTAGTTTTTTGATTTGTCCGGTTTTTGGTGGCACCGGACAACCGGTAAAGATTGTAGAGGCAATGGCGCATGGGTTGCCTGTAGTTGCGCTTAAAGATGCGGCAAAGCGCTCTCCAATGCGACATCAGTTTAATGGATTGGTTGCTAACAACTCTGAGGAATTTAGCGAATATGTAATTCAACTGTGGCAAGATCGAAATCTTTGTCGCCAACTAGGTAATGCTGCCAGAGAAACCATCGCATCTGAATGCTCGCAAGATCTTCTTTGCGATTCCCTAGCTCGTGTCTTTCGGTAAACTGGAGATTTAGTTTAAGGTTACAGCGCTGTTTTGAAGTGAAAGTTCACAATTCTTGCTGCTGTAAAAATCCATTGGTGTAGCGGTAGGTTTTGTACGAGCGTTAGCGGTAACAAGCAAAAATTTCTAGCTAAACCTGCCCGTACATAGAGCATATCAATGAAGATTTACAAGTAGAAATTCTTTGTAGGTAGAGGCGGAATTATTTGATGCGAATTCTTTACGATGGTCAGATCTATTCGTGGCAAGCTGCTGGCGGTATTAATCGATATTTTGCCAACCTTATTGGTCGGCTACCGCATGACTTTTATCCCAGCCTCACTAACTGTGCATCGCGGGACGTTAACTTCCCCAATCACCCTAATCTGAATATATACTTCTATCAAAGATTCAACTTTCGACCGGGACGTATTTCCCTACAAGTAGAAAAATTCTATTTCAGGATAATTAGTACTTGGCACAAATTTGACCTAGTGCATCCAACCTATTACGAGTCGATAACCGGACAAGGCTTTCAGAAATTTCGCTACCCCGTTGTTTTAACAGTTCACGATATGATTCATGAACTATTTTCGAGCCAGATGGATCCTACAAAAGCTTGTGCTGAAACAAAGAAAAAAGCCATTACTGCAGCCCAGGCGATAATCTGTATTTCTGAAAATACAAAACAGGATTTACTCAAGTACTATCCCATACCGGAAGAGCGAATAACCATAATCCCACATGCTTCTGAAATTGATATTAGTTTATCCTATGGTGACGATTCAGTGCCAGCCCAGCCTTACTTCTTATACGTCGGAAGCCGTGCTTCTTATAAAAACTTCGATCGCCTCCTTCAGGCATTTGCAAATGTAGTTGCTACCTTCCCAGATTTACAGTTATGTGTTGTAGGCTCGTCCTTCACTAAAGAAGAAATTCGTTCGATTGCCGATCTGAAACTGGATTCTCACCTCCAATACTATAGCTTTTTAAGCGATCGCCATCTTGCCAAACTTTATCGATGTAGTATTGCCTTTGTCTATCCTTCACTCTATGAAGGTTTTGGCATTCCTCCGTTAGAGGCAATGTCCTGTGGCACGCCTGTCATTGCCTCTAATACATCGAGCTTGCCTGAGGTAGTTGCTGATGCTGGCTTGCTCTTTAACCCACTTTCGACTGATGAATTAAGCGATTGCCTGAGATTTGTGCTCGATAATCCTGCCAACCGCGAGCAATTAGTGCAAAAAGGATTTGAGCGCGCTCGGGAATTCAGTTGGGACAAAACGGTTAACCAAACCCTTGATGTCTATCGTGCTGTAGCCTCTTAAACAACCAGTTTTAATATTTAAGGATAGCCAATTTGAAGCATATCGTTCTTACCGATCCTACTCTAAAGGGGTTTGAATATGGCGTACTACAAGATTTTAAAGAAGAAATAATTCGTGTCACTAGCGGTCATCCTGTTGTCATGCCGAGGCGGAAATTCCCAAAGTTAATTGAAGCTCGACTCGGACACGGTACTAGGTACGGAGGGTTGCGCAAATTAATTCCCAAAATTGAGTGCGATCTAAAGGCAGATGTACTTTGGGTTGTCCTTATGGGGGCAGAAAACTTTTCCCTCGACCTGTTCAAAAACTGGGATCGGCATATTGGAATTAAGATCCTCTACATATTTGATACTTTTGAAAGCCAACTACCTTCAATTCGTCGAGTTTTACAGTCGTCAAAATGGGATCTTGCGATCGCTTCTTTTCATGGAGCTTTACCTTTTTTAGAAGAACAAACTCAACAAAAATGGCATGCTATACCACAAGGAGTAAAACTCGATCGATTTCAGCCAGTTAGTAAAGATGAGAAGCTTATTGACTTTTCTGCCTATGGCCGTCGACTAGAAAAGGTTCATAACAGTATCAAAGAGTATTGTTGGCAAACGGGGAAGTACTATGACTATACAACTACATCGACTGTGCAACCGCATCTAGATCCTCTAGAGAGCTATAGACACTATGCTTGGCACCTTAGCCACAGTTTTTTTACATTCTCCTGGCCAGTAGAGTTAACAAATCCTAAAAGAGTTCTAACGTATAGCCCGATTACCTGCAGATGGTTTGAAGCGGCTGCTAGTGGAACTGTTATACTTGGGCAAGCGCCTCAAGACCCTGAATTCGAAAAATTGTTTGGTTCTGATTTAGTAATTCCCATCGATTATACAAGCTGCCAGGAGAAGCTAAGAAGCGTCTGGGAGGAACTGTGGGAGAATCGAGACAGTTATTTCCAGTCAGCACTAAACGCTAGAGAAAAATTACTTGAAAAGTGGAGTTGGGAAAGTCGGATACGGGAAATTTTAGAGCTAGTTAATTTAGGTTAGCTCACTTAGGTAGGAGCTATAGCGGTTTTCAGATGAAAACGAGAAGGGGGTTTGGGGGCGTTGCCCCCAAGAAGGGGAGGCAGGGCGGTCTTGGGGGTTACCCGCTAGAGCCACTGCCGTGTGGAACCCCTTCACCCCGTCAATCAAACCTGTTCTCAATTGAAAAACGCTATATTGTTACTACATACCTTTTCTAAGTTTTACCGGAATTACTAAAATAACGATCCCGAAATGCTGTAAATATTTGAAGATTGCAACTTGACTAATGCTACGTTTAGCTTACTTTGTCTCCCATCCAATTCAATATCAGGCACCTTTGCTGCGGCTAATTGCAACAGAGCCAGATATCGATCTAAAAGTTTTTTTTTACAGCGACTTTTCTTTGAAGTCGTATAAAGATCCAGGCTTTGGAAGATCGATCTCGTGGGACATCCCATTGACAGACGGTTACAAGCACCATTTTTTGCATTGCTGGGGTAGTAGCAAATATCAAGGTATGTTACACCAGCCATTTGCTCGGGATATTTTTCAACAATTACAACATGGAAAGTTCGATATTGTCTGGGTGCATGGTTGGTCGTGGTTCTGTAGTTTACAAGCTGTCATCGCAGCTAATAAATTGGGAATTCCAGTCTTGATGCGGGGAGATTCTAATAGTGTCAGCGAACCAACAAATACGTTGAAAAGACAGGTGAAAAAACTTTTTTTGAGCTGGCTGTTTAAAAAAGTAGCGGGATTCCTTACCGTTGGTACTTCTAATCGTCAGTTTTATCAAAACTATGGAGTCGATCGCGATCGCTTGTTTTTTTTACCCTATGCGGTTGACAATGAATATTTTCAGCAACGAGCGTCGATCGCTAGTACCAATCGTGAAGAACTGCGCAAATCTCTTAATTTAGAGGCAGGAAGACCGATAATTCTTTATGCTGCCAAGCTTGTTGATGTCAAGCGTCCCCAGGATTTGCTCGCAGCTTATCAACTGCTATCAACCGATGGAGTTCAAGAACCCGAACCTTATTTATTGTTTGTGGGAGATGGGATGTTACGCCCGACTTTGGAAGCGCAGGCAAGGTCAACAAACTGGCAGTCAATTCGCTTCCTAGGTTTTTGGAACCAGTCAGAAATACCAGCAATCTACGATCTGTGCGATGTTTTTGTCCTACCCTCAAGGTTTGAACCTTGGGGATTGGTAATTAATGAGGTCATGAATGCAAAGAGGGCAGTAGTCGTAAGCGATCGCGTTGGGTGTGCTCCCGATCTGGTAAAAGATGAGCAAAACGGACGGGTTTTTCCAGTTGGAGATGTTAAGGCTTTGGCTGAAGCTATGCGTTGGGCGATCGCACACCACGAATCAGCCGGAGAAAGCAGTTTTGAACTGATTCAACAGTGGAGCTTTCAGGAAGATATTCGCGGACTCAAACAAGCTATGGCGTTTTTCAATTGAAAACAGGTTTTATCGGCGGGGTGAAGGGGGTGAAACCCCTTCCTAGGGGCGTTTTTCCCTACTTTTCCCAATCTAAAAACCGGTATATAAATTTCTTGCAGGTGACAGCTTAGATGAAAAAAGTCTTGATTGTCGGCCAAGCGCTGGAAGTAGGACGTACTGAGGAAGTTTACGGGCGTGGCTTTTCAGCTTTTGGTTGTGAAGTGCAGCATTTTACGTGGACAGAGTCTAAACCCAGCCTATTTCCCAATTCGTTACTGAATAGAGCTGCCTGGCGAGTGGCATGGCAACCACTGGCAAAACTGGCAAATCAGAAGTTAGTGAAGATGGCAGATCGATTTCAACCAGATTTAACTTTAGTGATTTCACCGCTTTTGCTCCACCCCGATAGCATTCTGGCTATTAAACAGCATGGCTTAGCCTTTGTATTTTTTACAGATAATCCCGTAGATGCTCATCGTACTCACACTAATTCTTGGGTGCGGCGCGGGTTTCCCCTATGGGATGCGGCTTTCATTTGGAGTCAAGAGCTGGTCGATCGCTTGTTAGCAAATGGAGTTAAACGAGCTTTCTTCCACCCTTTTTGTAGCGATCTGGAATATCATTTTCCCAAGCGGCAGCAAAATCCAATTTATGATGTCGCATTTATTGGGAACTGGGATGCTAGCCGCAAGCGAGAGCAGTATTTAAAGGCGATTGCTAACTATCGCTTGGGACTATGGGGATCTAACTATTGGAATACTCACTGTCAAGAACCCGCGCTCAAAGGTTTATGCCAAGGGATGTGTAGTTATCAAGAAATTCCAGAAGTATTAGGCTCTGCTAAAATCGGCCTCAATATTTTGCGCCCCCAAAATGAAGACGGGCACAATATTAGAACATACGAAATTCCAGCGACAAGGACGCTAATGCTCAGCGAACGCAGCAGTACGTTACTGAAATTATTTGGAGAAGATAGGGAAGCAGTGTATTTTTCTCATCCTGATGAATTAAAACAAAAGGTAGACTACCTTTTGCAAAATCCTGCCCTCATGACATCCATTGCAGAAGCAGGATATAAAAAAGCCCTGGAGAATACAATTTCAGCAAGAATCGAAGAAAATTTCCAAATATACGAGCAAATCAAAAATAATTAGCTGACCTTACGTGAACGACAATAAAGAATGAAAGTTGTTATCTCAGTATGGGGAAGATTTCATGCCTTTAATTTGGCTCAGCAACTGCAAAAAAGAGGACATTTACAACAATTAATTTCCACTTATCCAAGTTTTGCAATTACCAAGTATGGTATCGACAGTCAGTTAATTCATTCTATATGGCATCTGGAACTTTTATGCCGCAGTTGGCAGCGCTTACCAGTTCGGTTGAGAGGCGATCGCAATTTACAGCTTTGGTTTGCAGAGCAATTCGATCGCTCAGTTACAAATTATTTGTCGCCAGGTTTTGACTTGTTTGTAGGTTGGTCTGGATTTAACTTCCGGTCGTTGCAGAAGGCTAAAGAAATAGGCGCAAAAACAGTAATTGAGCGAGGTAGCAGTCACATGCTTTACCAAACAGAAATCCTCAAAGCAGAATACGAACGATGGGGATTAAAATTTACTGCGACACATCCTGGGATATACGAAAGAGAAATCGAGTCCTATGGTGAAGCTGACCGAATAGCCGTTCCCAGTCTATTCGTAAAACGCACTTTTTTGCAGCAGGGAATAACCGAAAACAAGTTAATCCACGTTCCCTATGGCACCTCTCTATCAGAATTTTATCCAGTTCCTAAAGAAGATACTATTTTTCGGGTCATACACTGCGGGGCACTATCCCTGCGTAAGGGCGTACAGTATTTATTGCAAGCTTTTTCCGAATTAAATCTGCCCGATGCCGAACTGTGGCTTGTCGGTTCGATCGCTCCAGAGATAAAGCCATTTTTAGCTAAATATCATAGCGATCGCATCCTTTATAAAGGTACGCACCCTCAAAATCGCTTGCGCTGGTTTTATTCTCAGTGTTCGGTATTTTGCCTTGCCTCTATTGAAGAAGGTTTGGCTATGGTGCAAGCACAGGCTATGGCGTGCGGCCTACCTGTAGTTCATACAACCAATACAGGGGGAGATGATATCGTGCGAGATGGGATGGATGGTTTTTGCATACCGATTCGGGATGTAGAAGCTTTGAAAGAAAAAATACTTTTTTTCTACGATCGCTCTGATCGGCGAAATGAGATGGGAAGAAATGCCTTAGAGCGGGCGCGCAAGTCACTATCTTGGGATGACTATGGTGAAAAGATTGTCCGTGCCTATCTAGAAACCTTTTAGATAAATATAGCGGTTTTCAGATCAGAACAAGTAGGGGGTTTGGGGGCGTTGCCCCCAAGAAGGGGTTCCACCCCTTCACCCCATCAATAAAACCCGTTCTCAATTGAAAAGTGCTATATATAGTTAGGAATAAATTTGTCTATCGACATGCAAGTACGCAATAACCCAATTATTGCTCCGGCAGCCTGAGATATTACAGGAGATACGGTTGTTTCAAGGGTCACTACCTAAAAAATGCAGGCTGTATTATTGCCGGAGCAATAATCTAAGTAATGATAGTTACTTTGACATTGAGAACGAAACATTATACTGTGGGTGGAATGCTGGCTTCTTCTCCAATTGTAGCATTGCTTTTAGAAGTCTAATCGACCTGTTCAACAGAAATATAACACCAAAAAAGATCGATTTCTCAAATAGCTTCCATAGTTATAAAACAAAAGCACAAATTAATAAAAATCTAGATTTATTTCCATATTATTTCTCAGTAGACGATCGCTTCCAAATTCCACGCAACAGAAAGATTCGTAAGCCTCTCACCCATGGCATTTATCAAAATTTGGATTACTATTCTTTCAGTCCTTTTATGCAAAAGTACTTTAACTTGAGCAGCCATATTCTAGATATTCAGAGCGCGTTAATTGAAAAATATAAGTTCGATCCGGCAAAAATAATTGCTGTTGTCTATAGGGGTACAGATAAATATCAAGAGGTTAACCTGGCAAACCCGCAGTTGTATTTAAATAAGGCTGAGGCAATTTTAAAGCAAAATACAGGGTTTAAAGTATTAATCCAAACAGATCAAAAGCAGGTTAGAGATTTGTTCATCGATCGCTTTGGAGAACAGTGTTTGTTTTTTGAGGAAATGTCAGTTACAGAAGGCAAAATTGGCTTACATTTGCTTGATGAAGATTGTCTTGGCTTGAATAAGTTTGAATTCGGGAAAACGATCTTAGCAGTTACCCATTTAATCGCAAAATGTAAATTCATAGTTAACCACACAGGTAACATGGCGCTTTGGATCTGCTTATTTCGAGGCAATGCACGCAATATGTTTCAGTTTGACCGAAAAGGAAACTTTGTATCTCGTTTCTATTGGATAAAATATTATCCAGAACTGTTTGTTGATGGGCTGAGAATTTTTTACTCCTCGCTGACAGATAAAAAGAGCGATCGCTAAAGGATTATAGATGCATCCACACTCTCAATTCTTAGTTTATCCCCAATTACCCAGGGCAGGTTTAGGCAATATGCTTCTGGTATGGGCGAGGGCAATTTTATTTGCCCATATTAATAGTTTTCCTATTGTTACACCTGCTTGGGGTCAGTTTGCGATCGGGCCTTATTTAAGGGGCGAACGGGATAAGAGGTATTACGGCCATCTATTTTCTCGCAGAAATTATGTATCCAGGTTTACTTATTTATTAGCGAGTTTAAAGAAACCACACGTTCACAATAATCCGGCTATATCCAAGCTAGAACTACCCGATTTAGAATTTCAAGCATCAGGCTATCATCTATTTATTTTTAACCAATTACCCCATTGGAGTGACTTCTTCGTAGATTTAAAAGAGCATCAACCGATCGTCAAAGATAAATTACTCTCAAGCATTCGCCCATCCGTACTTGCAGCTATTTCTAAGCGATCTGCACCCCAAATTGGCGTGCATATTCGCATGGGTGACTTTAGAACTCTGAAACCGGGAGATGATTTTACCCAATTAGGTGGCGTGCGCACCCCTTTTAGCTGGTTCATTAGGGTTATCGATACTATTAGGGAAATAGCTGGTTGTGACGTGCCTGTAACTATATTTTCAGATGGCCGCGATTGCGAGCTAAGCGAACTGCTAAAACTTCCCCAAGCGTGTCGCGCTCCCACTACCTCTGCCCTATCCGATATGCTCACTTTGTCAAAAAGTAAGCTTTTGATTGCTTCTAGTGGCAGTACGTTTAGCTATTGGGCTTCATATTTAGGACAGTGTCCTACTATATGGCATCCAGCACATTTTCACGGAGGAGTGTTTCCACAAGATGTCAGCCAGATCAAATTTGAAGGGGGCTTCGATCCTCAGTCAACGAGCGTTCCAGATTTACTGATTCATAACCTCAGATCGGCATTTAAAGCTTCCTATAGCAGTCTGAAATGATTCGCTCAAATTAGCAGCGACCAGCTATCAGCTATCGGCGAAGCAATTTACAACTCAGCTCCTCATGATTTTTCAGGTTAGAACAATGGGTAAAAAAAGTATTGGGATAGTTATCTATGCCAATCCCGACTACTATCCGCCAACAGTCAACGCCGTACATTTATTATCGCAATATTTTGATATAGTTTTAATCGGGCGCAATCAAGATCCTCCCGATCGCGAATATCCCGATAATGTTAAAGTCTACCGACTGGGGGAATACACAACGGTACGGGAACGAGAGCAGATAAGTGCTAAAGCCAAGCTTTGGGAATATATCAACTTTGTGGCTCGATCGCGACATCTTCTCAAAGGAGTATCCCTCATTTATGCTTACGATCCATTTGGCTATATCGCATCTTGCATTTGTCAATTGCGATTGGGACAGAAACTTCCACTAGTCTACCAATGTCATGAAATTAGCGATCGCCTGGCTCCTCTCTCTTCCTTGACAGGACTAGTTCAGCGAGCCGAACGAGCCTGGATAGATAAAGCTGATGTTATTATTTTCCCTGACAAAGACCGAGCGATATTTTTCCAGCAACAGGCAGCGAATCTTAAAAAGGAACCGCTAATTGTTCCTAATTTCCCTTTAAAAGCTTATTTTAAAATTTCAGAAGATTGGAATTTGTTAATTGAGAAACGTCGATCCCATATTACGCTCTTCTACAGAGGCTCCATCTCAGATAGCAGTGCCATGTTGGAAAGTATAACTGCAGCCTCCTTTTTAGATATAGACGTTAATATTAAATTTGTGGGGTTCCTTACCGCTCCTAATGCGGAAAAGCTGATCGGCTGGGTGGAACAGATGAAAATGTCAGACAGTTTTTCCTATTTAGGTACCCTACCTTATCAAGATTTACAACCTCTTACATTGGCTGCAACAATAGGCTTTGCTCTCTACAAAAGTACTCATTTCGATCGCTTAGCTTGCGTGACTGCTTGCAATAAAATATACGAGTACGCAGCTTGTGGCTTACCTGCGATCGTGAGCGATTTCCCTAATTATCGGAAATATCTTAGTAATGAGACTTGGGTGCGCTTTGCCGATCCCAACAACCCTGAATCCATTGCTTCTGCTATTCGGGATATCTTGAGCGACTTTGAGAATTATCAGACAATGTGTTTAGCAGCTAGAAAGGCATTTGAAGAAAGGTATAATTACGAGTCAGCTTTTTCTCCTCTGCATGCAAAAATAGACGAACTGATTAGATATTCCAAATAAATATAGCGTTTTTCAATTGAGAACAGGTTTTATTGATGGGGTGAAGGGGTTCCACACGGCAGTGGCTCTAGCGGGTAACCCCCAAGACCGCCCTGCCTCCCCTTCTTGGGGGCAACGCCCCCAACCCCCCTTCTCGTTTTCATCTGAAAACCGCTATATCGCAACGGCTGAAATGCTAGCTAATACTAGCTATAGCAACCCCAAATGATGCGTGCAAGTTAGCGGTCAGCGATCGACGGGGAAATTTTACAACTCAGATAGGAGTGCTATATGTCTGGTTCTAGCGAAACTCAAACTACCTGGAAACAAATACTGCAAAATTATTTTGAAATCCAGATAGCGAATGAGCGTTACATCAGGGGACTCGGCTATTTTTTACTATTTTGCGCGATCGCATATAGTTTTTACTTATTGGATAATCGCCCCAAAGTAGTGACGTTTGACAAAGCATATCTAGCTTTGGGCATAGTTTGGCTGGGATTTCTACCAAGTATCCAGTATTTGTTCGATCGCAATCGTCCTCCGATGCCTTTCTTCCCGCTAGTAGGACTATTTTATGCTAGTGGGTTCGGTTTATCTATTTTTGCTAGTAAAGCATCAGTTTCGGGGCGCTG includes:
- a CDS encoding glycosyltransferase translates to MKKVLIVGQALEVGRTEEVYGRGFSAFGCEVQHFTWTESKPSLFPNSLLNRAAWRVAWQPLAKLANQKLVKMADRFQPDLTLVISPLLLHPDSILAIKQHGLAFVFFTDNPVDAHRTHTNSWVRRGFPLWDAAFIWSQELVDRLLANGVKRAFFHPFCSDLEYHFPKRQQNPIYDVAFIGNWDASRKREQYLKAIANYRLGLWGSNYWNTHCQEPALKGLCQGMCSYQEIPEVLGSAKIGLNILRPQNEDGHNIRTYEIPATRTLMLSERSSTLLKLFGEDREAVYFSHPDELKQKVDYLLQNPALMTSIAEAGYKKALENTISARIEENFQIYEQIKNN
- a CDS encoding glycosyltransferase family 4 protein — encoded protein: MRILYDGQIYSWQAAGGINRYFANLIGRLPHDFYPSLTNCASRDVNFPNHPNLNIYFYQRFNFRPGRISLQVEKFYFRIISTWHKFDLVHPTYYESITGQGFQKFRYPVVLTVHDMIHELFSSQMDPTKACAETKKKAITAAQAIICISENTKQDLLKYYPIPEERITIIPHASEIDISLSYGDDSVPAQPYFLYVGSRASYKNFDRLLQAFANVVATFPDLQLCVVGSSFTKEEIRSIADLKLDSHLQYYSFLSDRHLAKLYRCSIAFVYPSLYEGFGIPPLEAMSCGTPVIASNTSSLPEVVADAGLLFNPLSTDELSDCLRFVLDNPANREQLVQKGFERAREFSWDKTVNQTLDVYRAVAS
- a CDS encoding glycosyltransferase family 2 protein, yielding MPNYLKMISVITPVYNGERFIEACIKSVIDQNCPEVEHIIMDGGSTDRTTEIIKHYAERHSHIRWVSEKDRGQSDAMNKGIALARGEILGILNVDDFYEPNVLDRVLKLFLPLPNPSLLVANCNVWNDEDTIIYVDKPTNLNFFDLLTFPFRQVTHPVNPSAYFYHTSLHQKIGPYKVDEHYAMDVDFILRAVQVAHVKYIDEIWGNYRLIVGTKTFNDNQGRQGRLRLLNLLSQYRKKLPVHQKIRMFAIEQSTKARWKTISLINKLRALNTLANKHFG
- a CDS encoding glycosyltransferase family 4 protein gives rise to the protein MPINSDSTNKTVDRLFVYTPNLLDRQYLKFARRYYGYLKKTPALSSDLFCPPGMRSWFSQVLDRVSPNFILMNYAYWDKLIDHRKLADIPRLIETHDLVTLNSKMQKELSRYFPRNMDSISLDQINDEILREDFFEALNLEAEREEFDIYNRYSTTIAITPREADIIRDRTSNTHVVSIPMMQKPVSIENSYSGPAIFPVGPNSFNLQGYIYFLKKVLPKVMQQIPSFRLQVTGSFGSHISVEHVDGVVFSGFIPDLTATYKQSSFLICPVFGGTGQPVKIVEAMAHGLPVVALKDAAKRSPMRHQFNGLVANNSEEFSEYVIQLWQDRNLCRQLGNAARETIASECSQDLLCDSLARVFR
- a CDS encoding glycosyltransferase family 4 protein; amino-acid sequence: MKVVISVWGRFHAFNLAQQLQKRGHLQQLISTYPSFAITKYGIDSQLIHSIWHLELLCRSWQRLPVRLRGDRNLQLWFAEQFDRSVTNYLSPGFDLFVGWSGFNFRSLQKAKEIGAKTVIERGSSHMLYQTEILKAEYERWGLKFTATHPGIYEREIESYGEADRIAVPSLFVKRTFLQQGITENKLIHVPYGTSLSEFYPVPKEDTIFRVIHCGALSLRKGVQYLLQAFSELNLPDAELWLVGSIAPEIKPFLAKYHSDRILYKGTHPQNRLRWFYSQCSVFCLASIEEGLAMVQAQAMACGLPVVHTTNTGGDDIVRDGMDGFCIPIRDVEALKEKILFFYDRSDRRNEMGRNALERARKSLSWDDYGEKIVRAYLETF
- a CDS encoding glycosyltransferase, giving the protein MKHIVLTDPTLKGFEYGVLQDFKEEIIRVTSGHPVVMPRRKFPKLIEARLGHGTRYGGLRKLIPKIECDLKADVLWVVLMGAENFSLDLFKNWDRHIGIKILYIFDTFESQLPSIRRVLQSSKWDLAIASFHGALPFLEEQTQQKWHAIPQGVKLDRFQPVSKDEKLIDFSAYGRRLEKVHNSIKEYCWQTGKYYDYTTTSTVQPHLDPLESYRHYAWHLSHSFFTFSWPVELTNPKRVLTYSPITCRWFEAAASGTVILGQAPQDPEFEKLFGSDLVIPIDYTSCQEKLRSVWEELWENRDSYFQSALNAREKLLEKWSWESRIREILELVNLG
- a CDS encoding alpha-1,2-fucosyltransferase, with amino-acid sequence MHPHSQFLVYPQLPRAGLGNMLLVWARAILFAHINSFPIVTPAWGQFAIGPYLRGERDKRYYGHLFSRRNYVSRFTYLLASLKKPHVHNNPAISKLELPDLEFQASGYHLFIFNQLPHWSDFFVDLKEHQPIVKDKLLSSIRPSVLAAISKRSAPQIGVHIRMGDFRTLKPGDDFTQLGGVRTPFSWFIRVIDTIREIAGCDVPVTIFSDGRDCELSELLKLPQACRAPTTSALSDMLTLSKSKLLIASSGSTFSYWASYLGQCPTIWHPAHFHGGVFPQDVSQIKFEGGFDPQSTSVPDLLIHNLRSAFKASYSSLK
- a CDS encoding glycosyltransferase family 4 protein encodes the protein MLRLAYFVSHPIQYQAPLLRLIATEPDIDLKVFFYSDFSLKSYKDPGFGRSISWDIPLTDGYKHHFLHCWGSSKYQGMLHQPFARDIFQQLQHGKFDIVWVHGWSWFCSLQAVIAANKLGIPVLMRGDSNSVSEPTNTLKRQVKKLFLSWLFKKVAGFLTVGTSNRQFYQNYGVDRDRLFFLPYAVDNEYFQQRASIASTNREELRKSLNLEAGRPIILYAAKLVDVKRPQDLLAAYQLLSTDGVQEPEPYLLFVGDGMLRPTLEAQARSTNWQSIRFLGFWNQSEIPAIYDLCDVFVLPSRFEPWGLVINEVMNAKRAVVVSDRVGCAPDLVKDEQNGRVFPVGDVKALAEAMRWAIAHHESAGESSFELIQQWSFQEDIRGLKQAMAFFN
- a CDS encoding glycosyltransferase, producing the protein MGKKSIGIVIYANPDYYPPTVNAVHLLSQYFDIVLIGRNQDPPDREYPDNVKVYRLGEYTTVREREQISAKAKLWEYINFVARSRHLLKGVSLIYAYDPFGYIASCICQLRLGQKLPLVYQCHEISDRLAPLSSLTGLVQRAERAWIDKADVIIFPDKDRAIFFQQQAANLKKEPLIVPNFPLKAYFKISEDWNLLIEKRRSHITLFYRGSISDSSAMLESITAASFLDIDVNIKFVGFLTAPNAEKLIGWVEQMKMSDSFSYLGTLPYQDLQPLTLAATIGFALYKSTHFDRLACVTACNKIYEYAACGLPAIVSDFPNYRKYLSNETWVRFADPNNPESIASAIRDILSDFENYQTMCLAARKAFEERYNYESAFSPLHAKIDELIRYSK